The Chrysiogenia bacterium region CAGGGCCACCCCGGTGACCCAGTACGCCACGGCTTCGACCCCGAGACGGAGACCGGCGCGAGGATCGCAGCCCAGACTGCGTATGCGATGGCCGGCGTGGGTCCAGAGGACGTGACGCAGTGCAAGCTCTAAGACTGCTACAACTAAACGGTGCTGGTCAATCTGGAGGACTACGGGTTCTGTAAGAAAGGCGAGGGCGGACCGTTTGTCGAAGACGGCAAGCTCGGCCCTGGCGGATCGCTGCCGACGAATACGGGCGGCGGCGAGCTTTCGGGCTACTACATGTGGGGGATGACGCCGCTGAGCGAGGCGGTCATCCAGGGGCGAGGGCAGGGCGGCCAGCGCC contains the following coding sequences:
- a CDS encoding thiolase family protein; its protein translation is PLHLLDCCLVSNGAIAVIVSSAEDAANMAQPPVYIWGMGQGHPGDPVRHGFDPETETGARIAAQTAYAMAGVGPEDVTQCKL